The nucleotide sequence CGACGTGTGGCTGGTCGACTCCACCCCGGTCGGCTGCGGCTGCTCGCGCGAGACCGCGAAACGCTCGGACCTGGCCGGCTGGGCCCAGTACGGCTACTGCGCGTCGCACTCGCGGTACTTCTGGGGCCTGCGGCTGCACCTGGTCTGCACCCTCGGCGGCCTGCCGGTCCTGTTCGCGCTGACCGGCGCCAAGGCCGACGAACGCGAGACCCTGCGCGACATGCTCGACACAGCCCCCGACGTCATGGCCGCCCACCCGGGCCAGACGATCATCGGCGACAGGCACTACTACGGCCGCGAGTTCGAACGCGACCTCACCGAACGTCACCTGGTCCTGCTGCGGCCGGCCCGCAAGGGCGAACCCGAACGGGCCGGAGCACACCTGTTCAAACCGCTCCGGCAGGTCATCGAGTCGATCAACCAGACACTCAAAGGCCAGCTCGACCTGGAACGACACGGCGGCAAAAGCCCCGCAGGGGCGGCCGTCCGCGTTCTGAGCCGCATCCTCGCGCTCACGGCCGCGATCTGGCACAACGACAAGACCGGACAACCCATCAAACGATCAATGACCGCCTACGACCACTAACCGTGACCACACCCCTTGGACTCATTCATCTAGCGCGCGTGCGTGGGTCACATGCCGAACCGGGCGGGCACGTGGGCAGGCGGTCGGCTGGGCGTGCGGGCAGGCAACCGGGCGTGCGGTCCGACGAGCGGAAAGGCCGTCGGGCGGCAGGCCCCGTCCGGGCACGCGCGTGTGCGTGGTTCTCCCATGCCGACCGAGCCGCAAAGACCGCCCGCGGTCCCGCCCGCCTCACCGGCCCCCGTTGCCCGAACGGCCTCGCGGCGTCTCTCAGGCCGGAACCGCGTCGTCCACCGGGCGGCTTTGGGCCGCGTACCTCGCCAGCGTCGCGTCGACGGCCTCCGGGGCGAGGATGCGGTCGAGGGCGAGGAAGCCGCAGCCCGCGAGGCCGGCCTGTTCACCGAGGCGGCTGGCGACGATCTTGAGTTCACGGGTGGCCACGGCCGTCGAGCGGCGGTAGACCACCTCGCGCACGCCCGCCAGCAGCGGATCCCCGGCCTCCGCCAGGTCGCCGCCGAGCACCACCACGTCCGGGTTGAGGACGTTGACCACGCTGGCCAGGACCTCGCCGAGCAGCCGCCCGGACTCGCGGACCAGGCGGACCGCCTCCGGATGCCCCACACCGGCCAGCGCGACGACATCGCGCACTCCGGACACCGACGCGCCGTGCCCCGCCAGCGTCTCGATCAAGTGGCGGCCACTCGCGAGCACTTCGAGGCAGTCGACGTTGCCGCACCAGCACCGCACGCCCCGGCCCCCCGCGACGGGGATGTGCCCTATCTCGCCGGCCGCACCGAGCGCTCCCCGGTAGACACGCCCCTTGGAGACGATCCCCGCGCCGATGCCCGTGGAGACCTTGACGAAGACCAGGTCCCCGACACCGCCGCGCGTCCGGTACTCGCCCAGCGCCATGACGTTCACGTCGTTGTCCACATATACCGGCACCGGCCAGCGCCGCCGCAGCGCGGGCGCGATCGCGACACCGTCCCAGCCCGGCAGGCTCGGCGGGCCGACGGCCCGGCCGGTGGCCAACTCCACGGTGCCCGGGACCGCGACGCCGATGCCGCGCACCGACTCGGGCGCGTACCCCTCGTCCGCCAGCAACGCGTCGAACCAGTCGGGCAGTCGCGACAGCACCGCCTCCGGGCCGCTGCCCGCCGCCATCGCCGTGTCGCGCGTCGCCAGCACCGTGCCGGTCAGGTCGCACACCGCGAGCTGCCCGCGGCTGGTGCCGAGGGACGCGGCCAGCACCACACCGCCCCCGGCGTTCAACTCCAGGCGCATCGGGGGGCGTCCGCCGGTCGAGACGCCGTCCGCGCGCTCCGCGAGCAGGCCGGCCGCCACGAGGTCGTCGACGCGCGCGGCGACCGCGGAACGCGACAATCCGGTCAGGCGGGCGACATCGGCTCGCGTCGCGGCCTCGCCGTCCCGCACCAACTGCAGGACGTCGCCCGCGCTGCTGTGCGGAAGGGGGTTAGCGCGTCGAGCCATACGGACTAGTGAACCAGCACCCTTTTACCCCGGTCAAAGCCCGAAGTTCACTTCTTCTACGCCCGAACGTCACCCTTTTGCTTGCCATCAAGCAAAAGTGACCATAGTTTGATCCCTGGAAAGTTTCCCGAGGGGCAGCGAGACGTGAACGAGCAGACGATCCACCCGACCGTGGCCGCGGTGACGGAGCGCATCGCCCGTCGCAGTGCCGCCACGCGGGAGGCGTACGTGGAGCGGGTGACGGCCGCGGCGTCGCGGCGCCCCGCGCGCACGGGGCTCGGCTGCGCGAACTTCGCCCACGGGTTCGCGGCGTGCTCTCCGCAGGAGAAGCTGACGATGCGCGGCGCCGGCCCCCAGGGCCCCGTGCGCCCCAACGTGGCGATCGTCTCCTCGTACAACGACATGCTGTCCGCCCACCAGCCGCTGCGCGACTACCCCGAGCGCCTGAAGACCGCGGTCGCCGCGGCCGGCGGCGTCGCGCAGTTCGCGGGCGGTGTGCCGGCGATGTGCGACGGCATCACGCAGGGCCGCGACGGGATGGAGCTGTCCCTCTTCTCGCGCGACGTCGTGGCGATGGCCACCGCGGTCGCCCTCGCGCACGACATGTTCGACGGCGCGCTCATGCTCGGCGTGTGCGACAAGATCGTGCCGGGCCTGGTGATCGGCGCGCTGTCGTTCGGCCACCTGCCGACGGTGTTCGTGCCGGCCGGGCCGATGTCGTCGGGCCTGCCCAACAAGGAGAAGGCGCGCGTGCGCCAGCGCTTCGCGGAGGGCAAGGCCACCCGCGAGGAGCTGCTGGACGCCGAGGCCAGCGCCTACCACGGCATCGGCACGTGCACCTTCTACGGCACCGCCAACACGAACCAGCTCCTC is from Yinghuangia sp. ASG 101 and encodes:
- a CDS encoding ROK family transcriptional regulator; translated protein: MARRANPLPHSSAGDVLQLVRDGEAATRADVARLTGLSRSAVAARVDDLVAAGLLAERADGVSTGGRPPMRLELNAGGGVVLAASLGTSRGQLAVCDLTGTVLATRDTAMAAGSGPEAVLSRLPDWFDALLADEGYAPESVRGIGVAVPGTVELATGRAVGPPSLPGWDGVAIAPALRRRWPVPVYVDNDVNVMALGEYRTRGGVGDLVFVKVSTGIGAGIVSKGRVYRGALGAAGEIGHIPVAGGRGVRCWCGNVDCLEVLASGRHLIETLAGHGASVSGVRDVVALAGVGHPEAVRLVRESGRLLGEVLASVVNVLNPDVVVLGGDLAEAGDPLLAGVREVVYRRSTAVATRELKIVASRLGEQAGLAGCGFLALDRILAPEAVDATLARYAAQSRPVDDAVPA
- a CDS encoding IS982 family transposase; the protein is MMQDLDTLATALYARIDDTLKASPELAPPRPKVGFAPTLSDAELLTLAVMSALLGYTSERRWIRRVDKDFRGLFPYVPRQSGYGKRLRAASSLFIHMIRILATDTTLWSDDVWLVDSTPVGCGCSRETAKRSDLAGWAQYGYCASHSRYFWGLRLHLVCTLGGLPVLFALTGAKADERETLRDMLDTAPDVMAAHPGQTIIGDRHYYGREFERDLTERHLVLLRPARKGEPERAGAHLFKPLRQVIESINQTLKGQLDLERHGGKSPAGAAVRVLSRILALTAAIWHNDKTGQPIKRSMTAYDH